A stretch of Myxococcus hansupus DNA encodes these proteins:
- the sppA gene encoding signal peptide peptidase SppA, which produces MRLLALLLLPSLALAQTSVIRQPALPSRGVTLPPTGAALVDEATSLALNPAGLGFINGSQLFYLHERNLVHDGLADGVFLGTRFLGMGLGGSMEWIRGRATPDYRRTSLGLALGTRTLQLGGSWHSYGSSNRDIDALDTFDIGLTARPLRALSLGAVVRDVNAPTEGTVALKRQYNLGLGVRPLDERYTLGVDWLFSEGGFRQGQATYTLNAEVIPGLRLGAGVSHGFTAGVPIALQVAATVDTSHLGLTYAAGGTNAGLNHVVGVRLSSETYRSIAPRGGVVTMLDLNDALSGGTSPVLSWLGVSEADPYLRLTRWLELATQDARLAGVVVKMESLPGVNWGKAEELRQALLRLRASGKRVMAVVLSTDDLGYFIASAADRIYAVQDSLLYINGLSSRITSYGGTMEKLGVHWDVARVGRFKTAPEQLTRDTPSDAALESINAYLDTEVAIYEKAVQEGRKVPVERLHALWAKGIPHAKDAVELGLMDGVISTPDLDKKVAELIPGGRFSTTYAPRDERDGRWGRRRRIAVVPVIGDITGGRSREDPLGFSRIAGAETVIRGLQEAQSDPSVVGIVVRVDSGGGEVLASRLMYEAVVEATQHKPVIASMGDYAASGGYYAAVGAHEVLALPTTLTGSIGVFYIKPALEGLLSGYLGVQQQNLSRAPLADILDVWRPWTPEEQEAAQVWADTAYDNFITEVALRRKMDKAKVDEVARGRVWTGQDALARGLVDRMGGLLEAVDAARMRAGISPSEELDMVVMGEARGFLSGLGGEPGVRAALSLLPPQEPALPESLQALARSAGLSTTLLQPGLKAMLPFQITVR; this is translated from the coding sequence ATGCGCCTGCTCGCCCTCCTGCTCCTCCCCAGCCTCGCGCTCGCCCAGACGAGCGTCATCCGCCAGCCCGCCCTGCCCTCCCGGGGCGTGACGCTGCCGCCCACGGGCGCCGCGCTGGTGGACGAGGCCACGTCCCTGGCCCTCAACCCCGCGGGTCTGGGCTTCATCAACGGCAGCCAGCTCTTCTACCTGCACGAGCGAAACCTCGTGCACGACGGCCTGGCGGACGGCGTCTTCCTGGGCACGCGATTCCTGGGCATGGGCCTGGGCGGCTCCATGGAGTGGATTCGCGGCCGGGCCACGCCGGACTACCGCCGCACGTCGCTGGGCCTCGCCCTGGGCACGCGCACGCTGCAGTTGGGCGGCTCCTGGCACTCGTACGGTTCGTCGAACCGGGACATCGACGCCCTGGACACCTTCGACATCGGCCTGACGGCGCGGCCCCTGCGGGCGCTGTCGCTGGGCGCGGTGGTGCGGGACGTCAACGCGCCCACCGAGGGCACGGTGGCGCTGAAGCGGCAATACAACCTGGGCCTGGGGGTGCGCCCGCTGGACGAGCGCTACACGCTGGGCGTGGACTGGCTCTTCTCCGAGGGCGGCTTCCGCCAGGGCCAGGCGACGTACACCCTCAACGCGGAGGTGATTCCGGGCCTCCGGCTGGGCGCGGGCGTGTCCCACGGCTTCACGGCGGGGGTGCCCATCGCGCTCCAGGTGGCGGCCACGGTGGACACCTCGCACCTGGGCCTCACGTACGCGGCGGGTGGGACGAACGCCGGGCTCAATCACGTGGTGGGGGTGCGGCTGTCGTCGGAGACGTACCGCTCCATCGCGCCGCGCGGCGGCGTGGTGACGATGCTGGACCTGAATGACGCGCTGAGCGGTGGCACCAGCCCCGTGTTGTCCTGGCTGGGCGTGAGCGAGGCGGACCCGTACCTGCGCCTGACGCGGTGGCTGGAGCTGGCCACCCAGGACGCGCGGCTGGCCGGCGTGGTGGTGAAGATGGAGAGCCTGCCCGGGGTGAACTGGGGCAAGGCCGAGGAGCTGCGCCAGGCCCTGCTGCGGCTGCGCGCGTCGGGCAAGCGGGTGATGGCCGTGGTGCTGTCCACCGACGACCTGGGCTACTTCATCGCGTCGGCGGCGGACCGCATCTACGCGGTCCAGGACTCGCTGCTCTACATCAATGGCCTGAGCTCGCGCATCACCTCCTACGGTGGGACCATGGAGAAGCTGGGCGTGCACTGGGACGTGGCCCGCGTGGGCCGCTTCAAGACGGCGCCCGAGCAGCTCACCCGCGACACGCCCAGCGACGCGGCGCTCGAGTCCATCAACGCGTACCTGGATACGGAGGTGGCCATCTACGAGAAGGCCGTGCAGGAGGGCCGCAAGGTGCCGGTGGAGCGCCTGCACGCGCTGTGGGCCAAGGGCATCCCCCACGCGAAGGACGCCGTGGAGTTGGGGCTGATGGACGGCGTCATCTCCACCCCGGACCTCGACAAGAAGGTGGCCGAGCTGATTCCCGGTGGGCGCTTCAGCACCACGTACGCGCCGCGCGACGAGCGGGACGGACGCTGGGGACGCCGGCGCCGCATCGCCGTGGTGCCCGTGATTGGTGACATCACCGGGGGCCGCAGCCGTGAGGACCCGCTGGGCTTCAGCCGCATCGCCGGCGCGGAGACGGTGATTCGCGGGCTGCAAGAGGCCCAGTCGGACCCGAGCGTGGTGGGCATCGTCGTGCGCGTGGACTCCGGCGGCGGCGAGGTGCTGGCGTCCCGCCTGATGTACGAGGCGGTGGTCGAGGCCACCCAGCACAAGCCCGTCATCGCCTCCATGGGCGACTACGCGGCCTCCGGCGGCTACTACGCGGCGGTCGGCGCGCACGAGGTGCTGGCGCTGCCCACCACGCTGACGGGGAGCATCGGCGTCTTCTACATCAAGCCCGCCCTCGAAGGTCTGCTCAGCGGGTACCTGGGCGTCCAGCAGCAGAACCTCAGCCGCGCGCCGCTGGCGGACATCCTCGACGTGTGGCGCCCCTGGACGCCGGAGGAGCAGGAGGCCGCGCAAGTCTGGGCGGACACCGCCTACGACAACTTCATCACCGAGGTGGCGCTGCGCCGGAAGATGGACAAGGCCAAGGTGGACGAGGTCGCGCGCGGCCGCGTGTGGACCGGTCAGGACGCGCTCGCCCGGGGGCTGGTGGACCGGATGGGCGGCCTGCTGGAGGCGGTGGACGCCGCGCGGATGCGGGCGGGCATCTCCCCCAGCGAGGAGTTGGACATGGTGGTGATGGGCGAGGCGCGCGGCTTCCTGTCCGGGCTGGGCGGCGAGCCCGGCGTGCGGGCGGCCCTGTCCCTGCTCCCTCCCCAGGAGCCCGCCCTGCCGGAGTCCCTCCAGGCGCTGGCCCGCTCCGCCGGGCTGAGCACCACGCTGCTCCAGCCCGGCCTGAAGGCCATGCTGCCCTTCCAAATCACCGTCCGATGA
- the rho gene encoding transcription termination factor Rho, whose protein sequence is MSENPDNRDPRDVPPVPAARAVAPPEPDDDGGDEGDDEGPDDDSGAGGPQGGPGQPGQGTGRRRRRRRRRRRRRRRRGAQVLFTPDGQAYRMQPGPDGQQVQVFLTPQELEQYRQRQAQQQQQQQQAPQQQPGHGGGQPQQQQQHGRHGGGQQASQQANLTPVEGVLDTEAKGPNAFLRQLKRNLLAAPDDPELPKNLVQKLRLRQGQYIHAFAQMRGHKGVIQKVDSVDGRPLEGAPRLPHFADLTSVDPTERLKLESGHKEMVTRVLDLISPIGKGQRALIVAPPKTGKTIMLQRIAQAVISNHPECHVMVVLIDERPEEVTDMRRGIKAEVLASSSDRPTADHLKVAELALERARRLVESGKDVVILLDSITRLARAFNKEVDNSGRTMSGGVDSRALERPKRIFGAARATEEAGSLTIIGTALIDTGSRMDEVIFEEFKGTGNSEVTLDRLLAEKRVFPAVNIAQSGTRKEEKLFTLREYEKVKKLRQMLFSVKPVEAMEALVKRLSRYTYNDEFLDEL, encoded by the coding sequence ATGAGCGAAAACCCCGATAACCGCGACCCTCGTGATGTGCCCCCTGTTCCCGCTGCCCGCGCCGTGGCCCCGCCCGAGCCGGACGACGACGGGGGCGACGAGGGCGATGACGAGGGTCCCGATGATGATTCCGGCGCGGGTGGCCCCCAGGGTGGCCCCGGACAGCCCGGCCAGGGAACGGGCCGCCGCCGCCGCCGCCGCCGCCGCCGCCGCCGCCGCCGCCGCCGTCGTGGCGCGCAGGTCCTCTTCACGCCGGACGGTCAGGCCTACCGGATGCAGCCGGGGCCGGATGGCCAGCAGGTGCAGGTCTTCCTGACGCCGCAGGAGCTGGAGCAGTACCGGCAGCGCCAGGCGCAGCAGCAGCAACAACAGCAGCAGGCGCCGCAGCAGCAGCCGGGCCATGGCGGGGGCCAGCCGCAGCAGCAACAGCAGCACGGGCGCCACGGCGGCGGGCAGCAGGCCTCGCAGCAGGCGAACCTGACGCCGGTGGAAGGCGTGCTGGACACGGAGGCGAAGGGCCCCAACGCGTTCCTGCGTCAGCTCAAGCGCAACCTGCTGGCGGCGCCGGACGACCCGGAGCTGCCCAAGAACCTGGTCCAGAAGCTGCGGCTGCGGCAGGGTCAGTACATCCACGCCTTCGCGCAGATGCGGGGCCACAAGGGTGTCATCCAGAAGGTGGACTCGGTGGACGGGCGCCCGCTGGAAGGCGCGCCGCGGCTGCCGCACTTCGCCGACCTGACGTCGGTGGACCCCACCGAGCGGCTCAAGCTGGAGAGCGGGCACAAGGAGATGGTGACCCGGGTGCTGGACCTCATCTCGCCCATTGGCAAGGGCCAGCGCGCGCTCATCGTCGCCCCTCCGAAGACGGGCAAGACGATCATGCTCCAGCGCATCGCCCAGGCCGTCATCTCCAACCACCCGGAGTGCCACGTCATGGTGGTGCTCATCGACGAGCGGCCCGAGGAAGTCACCGACATGCGGCGGGGCATCAAGGCGGAGGTGCTGGCCTCCAGCTCCGACCGCCCCACCGCCGACCACCTCAAGGTCGCGGAGCTCGCCCTGGAGCGCGCGCGCCGGCTGGTGGAGTCGGGCAAAGACGTGGTCATCCTCCTGGACTCGATTACCCGTCTGGCCCGCGCCTTCAACAAGGAGGTCGACAACTCCGGCCGCACCATGTCCGGCGGCGTGGACAGCCGCGCCCTGGAGCGCCCCAAGCGCATCTTCGGCGCCGCCCGCGCGACGGAGGAGGCGGGCTCGCTGACCATCATCGGCACGGCGCTCATCGACACCGGCAGCCGCATGGACGAGGTCATCTTCGAGGAGTTCAAGGGGACCGGTAACTCCGAGGTCACCCTGGACCGCCTGCTGGCGGAGAAGCGCGTCTTCCCCGCCGTCAACATCGCCCAGTCCGGCACCCGCAAGGAGGAGAAGCTCTTCACCCTGCGCGAGTACGAGAAGGTGAAGAAGCTGCGGCAGATGCTCTTCTCCGTGAAGCCGGTGGAGGCCATGGAGGCGCTCGTGAAGCGGCTGTCGCGCTACACGTACAACGACGAATTCCTCGACGAGTTGTAG
- a CDS encoding DUF4129 domain-containing protein produces MAVSALELRPRGAVVLMDAALRFCTRDTGVWALTLPSGAAVVAAVLYLAESVRMGWPLALPSLLLTLAWFFRGLSQGAACHHVQEVLLGTQGEPSAWASMKAALGKMPALFIAVAYLLTLNTLVVTLTLGLAFIAVSAQGVGYAAVMQGRGSPLRLYGVCSRLLGPARGTAAWVRILMAAQVLAFFNLHIALNALLYLGRKLLGMDLTFAERFASLDNLSWLLFLAATTFALFEPVRAATASLLLVDGRVRQEGLDLLAAVQQLPARDVGRPLSPPGASRGAAVLVALLGLGLLAPAAAHAQDADATAKPLSRAEARKRLTAVAEACEAATPEDAPETYASVDALGPAEGVKLDRFVRRLESLAFDEENCDGARAQLAQGLVTLGATVDAQARADARAASARAKDILSRPEFAEAAPKVEKEAAEPATSREPPGWIRRFLDWLGTWLKALFENERQQPVAPSEPRMSGLSVANVLVVVLVALTVGVLGLVLLRALGKTQKSADGEDVQVSTVDAQSLAGAANHALSRAPEGWAHLADELAAKGEYREAVRSLYLALLSRLHRDGAILYDETLSNWDYLRQFRGRAEWKAPFRELTLRFDFAWYGNLPVSQDGYREFRALTSPLLSAPSRPEVAGA; encoded by the coding sequence ATGGCCGTCTCCGCGCTCGAGCTTCGCCCCCGAGGCGCCGTGGTCCTGATGGACGCCGCGCTGCGCTTCTGCACACGGGACACGGGCGTCTGGGCCCTCACGCTGCCCAGCGGCGCCGCCGTGGTGGCCGCCGTGTTGTACCTGGCGGAGTCGGTGCGCATGGGCTGGCCGCTCGCCCTGCCCTCGCTGCTGCTGACGCTGGCGTGGTTCTTCCGGGGCCTGAGCCAGGGCGCCGCCTGCCACCACGTGCAGGAGGTGCTGCTGGGCACCCAGGGCGAGCCCTCCGCGTGGGCGTCGATGAAGGCCGCGCTCGGGAAGATGCCCGCGCTCTTCATCGCCGTGGCGTACCTGTTGACGCTCAACACCCTGGTGGTGACGCTGACGCTCGGGCTGGCGTTCATCGCGGTGTCGGCCCAGGGCGTGGGCTACGCGGCGGTGATGCAGGGACGCGGCAGCCCGCTGCGGCTCTACGGGGTGTGTTCGCGGCTCCTGGGCCCGGCGCGTGGCACCGCGGCGTGGGTCCGCATCCTGATGGCGGCGCAGGTGCTGGCCTTCTTCAACCTGCACATCGCGCTCAACGCCCTGTTGTATCTGGGCCGCAAGCTGCTGGGCATGGACCTGACGTTCGCGGAGCGCTTCGCCTCGCTGGACAACCTGTCCTGGCTGCTCTTCCTGGCGGCCACCACCTTCGCCCTCTTCGAGCCGGTGCGCGCCGCGACGGCCTCGCTGCTGCTGGTGGACGGGCGCGTGCGGCAGGAGGGGCTCGACCTGCTCGCCGCGGTGCAGCAGCTTCCCGCGCGCGATGTGGGGCGCCCCCTGTCGCCACCGGGCGCGTCTCGCGGCGCGGCGGTGCTGGTGGCCCTCCTGGGCCTGGGCCTGCTGGCACCGGCCGCGGCCCACGCCCAGGACGCGGACGCCACCGCGAAGCCCCTCTCCCGCGCGGAGGCCCGCAAGCGGCTGACGGCCGTCGCGGAGGCGTGTGAGGCCGCGACGCCCGAGGACGCGCCGGAGACGTACGCGTCCGTGGACGCCCTGGGCCCCGCGGAGGGTGTGAAGCTGGACCGCTTCGTGCGCCGCCTGGAGTCGCTGGCCTTCGACGAGGAGAACTGTGACGGCGCCCGCGCCCAGTTGGCGCAGGGGCTCGTGACGCTGGGGGCCACCGTGGACGCACAGGCCCGGGCGGACGCGCGCGCCGCCTCCGCGCGGGCGAAGGACATCCTGTCCCGGCCCGAGTTCGCGGAGGCCGCGCCCAAGGTGGAGAAGGAGGCCGCCGAGCCCGCCACGTCCCGCGAGCCTCCGGGCTGGATTCGCCGGTTCCTCGACTGGCTGGGCACGTGGCTCAAGGCGCTCTTCGAGAACGAACGCCAGCAACCCGTGGCCCCCAGCGAGCCGCGCATGTCGGGCCTCAGCGTGGCCAACGTGCTGGTGGTGGTGCTGGTGGCGCTCACCGTGGGCGTGCTGGGCCTGGTGCTGCTGCGGGCGCTGGGCAAGACCCAGAAGAGCGCGGACGGCGAGGACGTGCAGGTCTCCACCGTGGACGCGCAATCCCTCGCGGGCGCCGCGAACCACGCGCTGTCCCGGGCGCCGGAGGGTTGGGCGCACCTGGCGGACGAGCTGGCGGCGAAGGGCGAGTACCGCGAGGCGGTGCGCAGCCTCTACCTGGCGCTGCTGTCGCGCCTCCACCGCGACGGCGCCATCCTCTACGACGAGACGCTGAGCAACTGGGACTACCTGCGCCAGTTCCGGGGCCGCGCCGAATGGAAGGCCCCCTTCCGCGAGCTGACGCTCCGCTTCGACTTCGCGTGGTACGGCAACCTGCCGGTGAGCCAGGACGGCTACCGCGAGTTCCGCGCCCTCACCTCGCCGCTGCTGTCCGCGCCGTCCCGCCCGGAGGTGGCCGGTGCGTGA
- a CDS encoding DUF4350 domain-containing protein, whose translation MRDRFPLLVVGGLLLTVALATFLVRGARRNEFADTLSTFRAQEDGARALLLLAQESGLPATRHLSDLRVTSGIGTPVLLAVEVDGDYESDPDQTALAAEPDAGLGDEHVPRTGFNAFRAAALNSDETEKLLEHVRGGGSLVYVPWGSRENPLLDALNVKLFKADTTLPMRTLVPPQPTPYTLGVERVEARVQAYLALPENALPVLEDERLGMFAAAVVPHGQGRVLVVGAPELAMNQALARADNAQFWLSALAAMGPGPYAFDEFHHGFTNERSVVDFARRYGLHFAVLQLLLGVALWSVSLKRFGRPRPPPDTVRVGATDALFAMGRLYREGRHHGFAANLLLRGLTQELALHAGLPAHAPAASVTQGLRERGRADLAQGLEALTTEAASVGRDTDLQQLAAHAARLRQRLHSAGAARPSPSGTT comes from the coding sequence GTGCGTGACCGCTTCCCATTGCTGGTGGTGGGTGGCCTGCTGCTCACCGTGGCGCTGGCCACCTTCCTCGTCCGGGGCGCCCGGCGCAACGAGTTCGCGGACACGCTGTCCACCTTCCGGGCGCAGGAGGACGGCGCGAGGGCCCTGCTCCTGCTGGCGCAGGAGAGCGGCCTGCCGGCGACGCGCCACCTGTCGGACCTGCGCGTCACGTCGGGCATCGGCACGCCCGTGCTGCTGGCGGTGGAGGTCGACGGCGACTACGAATCCGACCCGGACCAGACGGCCCTGGCCGCCGAGCCCGACGCGGGCCTGGGCGATGAGCATGTGCCGCGCACCGGCTTCAATGCCTTCCGCGCCGCCGCGCTGAATTCGGACGAGACGGAGAAGCTGCTGGAGCACGTGCGCGGAGGCGGCAGCCTCGTCTACGTCCCCTGGGGCTCGCGGGAGAACCCGCTGCTGGACGCCTTGAACGTGAAGCTCTTCAAGGCGGACACCACCCTGCCCATGCGCACGCTGGTGCCGCCGCAGCCCACGCCGTACACGCTGGGCGTGGAGCGCGTGGAGGCGCGGGTGCAGGCCTACCTGGCGCTGCCCGAGAACGCCCTTCCCGTCCTGGAGGACGAGCGGCTGGGCATGTTCGCGGCGGCGGTGGTACCGCATGGCCAGGGCCGCGTGCTGGTGGTGGGCGCGCCGGAGCTGGCCATGAACCAGGCGCTGGCGCGCGCTGACAACGCGCAGTTCTGGCTGAGCGCGCTGGCCGCCATGGGCCCCGGCCCCTACGCGTTCGACGAGTTCCACCACGGCTTCACCAACGAGCGCTCGGTGGTGGACTTCGCGCGCCGCTACGGCCTGCACTTCGCCGTGCTGCAGCTCCTGCTCGGCGTGGCGCTGTGGTCGGTGTCGCTGAAGCGCTTCGGCCGCCCGCGCCCGCCTCCCGACACCGTGCGCGTGGGCGCCACGGACGCGCTCTTCGCCATGGGCCGGCTGTACCGCGAGGGCCGGCACCACGGCTTCGCCGCCAACCTGCTGCTGCGCGGCCTCACCCAGGAGCTGGCCCTGCATGCGGGCCTGCCCGCGCACGCCCCCGCCGCCTCCGTGACGCAGGGGCTGCGCGAGCGGGGCCGCGCGGACCTGGCCCAGGGACTCGAGGCCCTCACCACCGAGGCCGCCTCGGTGGGCCGCGACACGGACCTCCAGCAGCTCGCCGCGCACGCGGCGCGGCTGCGCCAACGCCTTCATTCCGCCGGCGCCGCCCGGCCCAGCCCTTCCGGTACGACATGA
- a CDS encoding AAA family ATPase has product MNDTLSAPSPTPSGTAVRAAHAIREAVLNEVRKAVVGQDEALELMLCGLIAGGHILLEGVPGVAKTLMAKALSRSIGAEFKRIQFTPDLMPADILGTSVFDLKTQGFTLVRGPIFTDLLLTDEINRAPAKTQSALLEAMQERSVSMEGRVLPLSPLFTVFATQNPVESEGTYPLPEAQLDRFLLKIEVGYPAPEEEDAILASVHRGFDAGDLQRAGVNAAVAKEGLLAARGALNEVTVEPPVLAYVRKLVSATRSSSRIRLGAGPRAGVHLLLAAKALAALRGRGFVTPDDVRFLAAPVLKHRLLLSPDAELDGATPSDVLREVVHGVEVPR; this is encoded by the coding sequence ATGAACGACACCCTGTCCGCCCCCTCCCCCACCCCGTCTGGCACCGCCGTTCGGGCCGCCCACGCCATCCGCGAGGCCGTGCTGAACGAGGTCCGCAAGGCCGTGGTGGGCCAGGACGAAGCCCTGGAGCTGATGCTCTGCGGCCTCATCGCCGGGGGCCACATCCTGCTGGAGGGCGTGCCCGGTGTGGCCAAGACGCTGATGGCCAAGGCCCTGTCGCGCAGCATCGGCGCGGAGTTCAAGCGCATCCAGTTCACCCCGGACCTGATGCCCGCGGACATCCTGGGCACCAGCGTGTTCGACCTGAAGACGCAGGGCTTCACGCTGGTGCGTGGCCCCATCTTCACGGACCTGCTGCTCACGGACGAAATCAACCGCGCGCCCGCCAAGACGCAGTCCGCGCTGCTGGAGGCCATGCAGGAGCGCTCCGTCTCCATGGAGGGCCGCGTGCTGCCGCTGTCGCCGCTCTTCACGGTGTTCGCCACGCAGAACCCCGTGGAGTCGGAGGGCACCTACCCGCTGCCCGAGGCGCAATTGGACCGCTTCCTCCTCAAAATCGAGGTGGGCTACCCGGCGCCGGAGGAGGAGGACGCGATTCTGGCCTCGGTGCACCGCGGCTTCGACGCGGGCGACCTGCAGCGCGCGGGCGTCAACGCCGCGGTGGCCAAGGAGGGCCTGCTGGCCGCGCGCGGCGCGCTCAACGAAGTCACGGTGGAGCCGCCGGTGCTCGCCTATGTCCGCAAGCTGGTGTCGGCCACGCGTTCGTCCAGCCGCATCCGCCTGGGCGCCGGCCCTCGCGCGGGCGTGCACCTGCTGCTGGCGGCCAAGGCCCTGGCGGCGCTGCGCGGGCGCGGCTTCGTCACGCCGGATGACGTGCGCTTCCTGGCCGCGCCGGTGTTGAAGCACCGCCTGCTGCTGTCGCCGGACGCGGAGCTGGACGGGGCCACGCCGTCGGACGTGCTGCGCGAGGTGGTGCACGGCGTCGAGGTCCCCCGGTGA
- a CDS encoding DUF58 domain-containing protein, with translation MIPTPRLWVLLALLALPMMLAGFSPGLGGAVLALDALVLALAGMDFLSARRARLEVHRVLPARLNVGVANKVVVRLIHRGGGAVQVRVRDDVPDGFDAVPDEAPLHLPAQSESRWVYRVTPGKRGRFQFGDVHLRVRGPLGLVSHERVFPAVQSIAVYPDLRGANRLLLSGAALDLVNLGLRQLRRDGRGSEFARLRDYAQGDSVREVDWKATARRGRPVTRVLESERSQSILICVDAGRSMAAQVDGLTKLDHAVNAALFLAFVAVRNGDRVGLAVFADGVKAYLPPAAGRTQYRKMVDMLYATTPSLTYVDYLALFKELNLRLTRRSLLCVFTDFLDEEQASTMVAPLHRLARRHVPLCLSVKDTALQKLLRTPPPGPEEAFQHAVASELLSDREVLKARVSQGGVQMLDVQPDELSLAAVNRYLDIKARGVL, from the coding sequence GTGATTCCCACCCCGCGCCTGTGGGTGCTGCTGGCGCTGCTCGCGCTGCCCATGATGCTGGCGGGCTTCAGCCCCGGCCTGGGCGGCGCCGTGCTCGCGTTGGACGCCCTGGTGCTGGCGCTGGCGGGAATGGACTTCCTCTCCGCGCGGCGCGCCCGGCTGGAGGTCCACCGGGTGCTGCCCGCGCGACTCAACGTGGGCGTGGCCAACAAGGTGGTGGTGCGGCTGATTCACCGGGGAGGCGGCGCCGTCCAGGTGCGCGTGCGCGACGACGTGCCGGACGGCTTCGACGCCGTCCCGGACGAGGCGCCGCTGCACCTGCCCGCCCAGAGTGAGTCGCGCTGGGTGTACCGCGTGACGCCCGGCAAGCGCGGGCGCTTCCAGTTCGGCGACGTCCACCTCCGGGTGCGTGGACCGCTGGGGCTCGTGTCCCACGAACGGGTGTTCCCCGCCGTGCAGAGCATCGCGGTGTACCCGGACCTGCGCGGCGCCAACCGCCTGCTGCTGTCGGGCGCGGCGCTGGACCTCGTCAACCTGGGCCTGCGGCAACTGCGGCGCGATGGACGCGGCAGTGAGTTCGCGCGCCTGCGGGACTACGCCCAGGGCGACAGCGTGCGCGAGGTCGACTGGAAGGCCACCGCGCGCCGGGGCCGGCCGGTGACGCGCGTGCTGGAGTCGGAGCGCTCGCAGTCCATCCTCATCTGCGTGGACGCCGGCCGCTCCATGGCCGCGCAGGTGGATGGCCTCACCAAGCTGGACCACGCGGTGAACGCGGCCCTCTTCCTGGCCTTCGTGGCCGTGCGCAACGGGGACCGCGTGGGGCTGGCCGTCTTCGCCGACGGCGTGAAGGCCTACCTGCCGCCCGCGGCCGGGCGCACGCAGTACCGGAAGATGGTGGACATGCTCTACGCCACCACGCCCAGCCTGACGTACGTGGACTACCTGGCCCTCTTCAAGGAGCTGAACCTCCGCCTCACGCGCCGCAGCCTGCTGTGCGTCTTCACCGACTTCCTGGACGAGGAGCAGGCCTCCACCATGGTGGCGCCGCTGCACCGGCTGGCGCGGCGGCACGTGCCCTTGTGCCTGTCCGTGAAGGACACCGCGCTCCAGAAGCTGCTGCGCACGCCGCCCCCCGGCCCCGAAGAGGCCTTCCAGCACGCGGTGGCGTCCGAGCTGCTCTCGGACCGCGAGGTGCTCAAGGCCCGCGTGAGTCAGGGCGGCGTGCAGATGCTCGACGTGCAGCCGGATGAACTGAGCCTCGCGGCCGTCAACCGCTACCTGGACATCAAGGCGCGCGGAGTCCTGTAG
- a CDS encoding inorganic diphosphatase — MDERLWLPPLPDAPEVLIECPRFSFVKRRADGAVDFISPLPCPYNYGSIPGLTSDEGDPLDAVVLGPRLALGQRLKVPVVGVIGFVDAGRGDPKVVCSAAPLTDAERAGLERFFRVYALFKQVLHRVRGNVPDTRFAGWLPRPATVAVTLGEDAGAGATGLRAP, encoded by the coding sequence ATGGATGAGCGGCTCTGGCTGCCTCCACTGCCGGACGCGCCGGAGGTCCTCATCGAGTGTCCGCGCTTCTCCTTCGTGAAGCGCCGCGCGGACGGCGCCGTGGACTTCATCTCCCCGCTGCCGTGCCCGTACAACTACGGCAGCATCCCGGGCCTCACGTCGGATGAAGGGGACCCGCTGGACGCCGTGGTGCTGGGGCCCCGGCTCGCGTTGGGGCAGCGCTTGAAGGTGCCGGTGGTGGGCGTCATCGGCTTCGTCGACGCCGGGCGCGGGGACCCGAAGGTGGTGTGCTCCGCCGCGCCGCTGACGGACGCCGAGCGCGCCGGGTTGGAGCGCTTCTTCCGCGTCTACGCCCTCTTCAAGCAGGTCCTGCACCGTGTGCGAGGCAACGTGCCGGACACGCGCTTCGCGGGGTGGCTGCCGCGCCCCGCGACGGTGGCGGTGACGCTCGGCGAGGACGCGGGCGCGGGCGCTACAGGACTCCGCGCGCCTTGA